The DNA segment TAATGTTATACGAAGTATTcgtatgtttatgtaaaaagaATTCTTTTTCTTAGTCACTTGCGATGATCTGTAGATCTTTAGTTTAACTGGAgcaaatgtataatttgttttgttttgttttaaaaaaacatatagttAAAGATTCCCTGTTCTTTTTCTTTCGATTAAAGTATCCCGTCTGTAGCACACCTacacatgtgttcattttattttattatccttaaggtaaataataaattatttctgtttGGCATGGAAtgtaatgaaatagaaaacataagtATGGTTTCGTTTTCTTGTATTACGAAACCCATTTCAAAAGGTTTCAGGAGTCAGTCCACCTCCCTTGAGATTGATTGCAAACTGCGTTTTGGCTCATGGCATGTACATCCTTTCAACAGCAACCCTCTCAGTCATTCCATTCCCCGTTGTCCATCCCACCACCCCAATCACGTGGCAATTAATTCTATTCACTGATCTGCTGGAATTTTCAGCAAAAAATGTCGAATTACCATGACAAAGTATAAACATTCCAATTGGTCAAACATCTTTTGTCACCCTGTTGTTCCCTTCATCCGTCAGACAAACTTTAAAGTATGCCCTGTTACGCTATTTAAGTACTTGCACAAGACCACATATTGCCGCGTCCACTTTTCGTGCACTGTATTTACCTACAGGTCACCACACCCATTTTCCGGTCTTCCTTTCGGTCTTGGGTGATTTCCTGTCACCTTGATCCACACAGGTCCGTCTTCCTATTTTTTCCGCATTGACGAACAACATCAACATGTCCATTCCAATATGCAAAACCAAGGCCGGCGGAGGTCAAGCGCTTACAAAACTAACTTTAGTTCTCAGTTCTACCACTTCCAATCTCAGTTTCagagatacatgtatgttcatgCACCATTCTTTCCCACTTGTAAGGTCGGTTTAAGTTAGCAGATCATATTACCTCTATTTTTTATCCGTCTTGAGCTGGATCTGACAGCTCAAGGCAGCTGATCTACTCATAACATTGTCATCGCCCAGCGCATTGTATGCTGTTACCAACTGTTAACATAGCTGTATTATTTCGTCATCGACGGTTTAAGGTGCCGCGAAGATCtgttcatttatgttttactaacgttatttcatgttttagcATCACCATGGTTTTACTACCGGTTTCAGGCCGTGGTGCTGTTTTACATTTATGTCACTATTGTAGTTCTTAGCTTCCCATGGTTCCACCGACGGTTTATTGCcgatgtatttgttttcatttatgttttatctcTACAACTgttatatttgcttaaatattttgTGACTTTATAGACGATACAAGGCCGCGTCATTATGATGTATCTGACACGGGCTTACAAATCCGTCAAATAACAAGAtgccgtgtaaattttagtttattaggatagtacaccacgtgatgtttatctacagtgaGTTGGTCTTGTGGCCGCGAAAACGGACTTCTTTCTTTTCTGAAATGTCGAAGGAAAATCACAAATAATGCTTTTtagtatcttatcaatagtcCGCCAACAATTGACCTTAACAATCACACGCCGAGAAAACTAATCGCTCTGCATAATTTTGACAAGAAAAACCGGCCAGAAAATCTAATCAATTGTAATCTTATCTTTCAACGATAGTTAATTCCCTTTCTGTAGTGAATGTCAAAagctcacttacaacagaaataaaTTTTCTCTTTGTCGGTGCAGTTCTAATCATCCAACACTTGAACAACCAACATAAATCTATTACACATGTgtagattgtttgtaaacactcgtgatcttgaactATGACCTGTTATTATACAGTTGTGTATGACTTGCGGAATTATTGATACATCGTtagataatgtttggtgactgatAAATTCCCCCGCCTTGCCTGATAAACTTCCTCAATCcgcggcactaacctagtattctctatttatCTAATGTTGCTTTgtgataaaaaacaacctttttcCGGAAGGATTTTAAACCGAATGAGTGGTCTAATTACTGACAGTTTAAGGCCGCAGTTTATATCACATGCCATTGTTACCTAATATGTATCATGAATTTTTCTCAGTTTTGATCTCAAACTGCAATTATGCCACATTTTTATCGTTGCAAAATTGTTGTACAATCCATGAAGGTTTGAATGCCGCAATTGGATTTACAtgctattgtttgtttgttttatggcATTCACCTGATGGTTCTGGGTCATACGAATGTATACACATATGTCGTTTGCCAATTTCGCGTGTGATCGAGTtgccattgttttaatattaatcacacgcacgcacgcacgcacgcacgcacgcacgcacgcacgcacgcacgcacgcacgcacgctcgctcgctcgctcgctcgcacgcacgcacgcacgcacgcacgcacacacacacacatatatatattgccttttatgttttttgtatatattcataggcttgtttatgtatttaatcaaGATACTTTATTTGCTTAAGAGCGTGTCCACCGGGGATGAACAAACAAAGTCACgagaccacaaatgcaaacgcatGTGATGATACAACGGCAATGTATTGCTCTACCCGGCacaatgtttatatcactgaATATATTCTGTCAACTGTATGTATACGTGctattttacagaaataaagacaaaatcaTGATCGAAATGttcttcatttattaaataactgtaCATCTTAGATTAGTTTTACACAAAAAGGCAAGTGCACAAAAGGTcatgtacatgcatacaaatatgtttaaagaaacATCAAATCATAGGAACTATACAACTATGtcatgacgtcataataacAAGGAGACATTTTTCTGCTTGTTGCAGctatacattgaataaaatgattgacAATAAAAGCGATCACAGATATTCAGATAAAATCACacataagtaatcaaataacataacgaATACTagtaattaataaacaatacttttgttatgatcTGCCTGAGATTCtactttctcccacctcagatatgTAGACCTAAAAAACTGGCCGTGCAAGCAAAATATTTCTCTTGACGACgagcaaagataaaacaagtacccgtatggaattATTATTTCTCGCCTCAAATGGCATTATAGAAAAGTTTTCGCGCtcaattcaagaaataatgttgtCCTTTTTTCAGAACTATTTAAGAAAAGATttgattatttacataatttgaatCACTGCGTGCATATCTATGACTACCACGAATTATTACATATCTATAcgcacattattttcactacgcacaaagcatttctacattttttgtttaactgaagtgggggaaaagcatctaccatatccgtaagataggttcattccaaccctcgcgcagggtgttctgcggagatttggtaaacctcgtttccgcaaaacacctaCGCTCGGGTATGGATGAACCTTAAATTTCGGCCATGAACTATACTTATAATCTaaaatgtgatgttttatttgttgtgtttaatGCCTTGTGCTTGCACCACAAGGTACTTCTGTGCCGATAACAGTTCCCACATTCAGCGCACTGGTTTGATTTCTCGCCAATgtcacagttacttggtatttggacagcATTTTTGGCCACTCGAGGTGCCTGATTCGAGCGATTTGATCCCTAGGGTGATCTATTTCCACCTTCATTGAAATTCCACACATGTCGCACGTGTAGCGTGTTGTGCCATCTTCTCCTCGCCAATTCCTGTTCAGGTCCGTCTGTGTGGTGGACTCCTGCATGCATTTCGGGTACAGAAACTGCTTATCGGATCCATGTGTGGTAAAcctgaataaatacatatatgccaTTAAAAAGTATCTCTATTTGTAATTGCAATAGTTTgttaacctttaatgcaaatgCCTAAGCTTATGACTGGTAGATACTTGCTTAATTATAGAGAAGtactataataatattaaacaaaaatgctaTTATATAATACACTTACATATGCCGCGCCATGCTCGCCGTTGTGTTTCTGACAGCATGTGAATGGGTCTACATCGTCATTTCATTGCTTATGCATTTTCAGCCCCGATGCCGTTTTCAACGCATTTCCAAAAACGCGGTAAACAAATGACATCACTGAAACAGACAATGACAATCGTCAAtatatatagcccggaattgccataactgggttttcccatgccggtacaaataaaaggtgaatttcgagatattgaaattcatgtaacggtccaatgactctattgtttccgaagtaacgtgtgtatattacaacggtttaattttgtttgtaccggaggattaggttgGAAAGACCAGAAtttctataattccgggcttaaactattaagcgccacttgatttacttcgcaaaatatattacacaatttttagtttgttaaaagaatatcatcTGTTAAAGCCTTTTCATCAAAAATGTGTCTCATGCAAACACAcgcttatatataaaaatcttatCTAGCTTAGTAAGACTACATAAAGCGTTTCACTTTCCCTAATGCTTATGAccgtaataataataataataataataataataataataataataataataataataataataataatataaaaattcaaaaatcttaCCGCAATAGTAAAGGATATAAGaaatagaagaaataaaaaatctcAGTTTTAAAGGCTAATGACAAATACGTTAACTCCTTAttataagatgcctacgtgcttttgccattttaggtagactacgtacgtttgcctcgtgaaaatgccaacgtgcgtttgccaaatttgaaatacttcaaaaaatgcatttttttaccaattgcaacgcacaaaatattcataaaacaaataaaaaacattatcgAGCAATTAAAAggaatacatttgaaaacaatgtggCTTTTTGTCTAAATctatgacattttaacactagcTACGTGCGGTTGCATTCCTGAACACTATTTGTACCGAAGTGTTCTTGGTAACTATGCAAAGCTGAATGGTGACCAACAaacaccgatcgaaagacaaaacaatgcattctttttgcGCTATGTTACTTtaacgaactctcgcgtataacaaaaacatcgaaACTTACCACGgttgacgatcaatcgagccaaaatactacttgcgtttgcatttgtggtgacgtgaatttttttttatcatcacCGGTGGTGTCAGGAACGAGTTATTTTAGGCTTATGCATACAATAGGGATTTTCGACGTAGGTGTAAAAAtcgtggcggatccgtggtctactTGTTACACACTTGATTGTTAATCCAAGGGTCGCAAGCTCGATTCCCCACCGTAATACTTAAACTTCAAATCGTCATCCAGGATAGACGTTAATTTGGGGTTTTCTACAAAGTGATTATAACGTTGTCAAAAGTacaataagtatatattttgtttcatgtaaatatctttaataacggtttaaacattttgagaCATGACCAGACCAAAAGGTTTTCACACGATTCCGCTGATGACGACGAAACGGGTCGCCCTAGCACAATATAAATTTGTAGcttcaaacaaatgtttttactatattttactCGTCCGCAATTTTCAAGAACCCTTCTTTCACTATGTGGTTCCATTGTTAATGGCGCCTACGCCAAAATGCAAATGACTCGAATAGTGTTGGATGGAATGttatgatatatacatataaatatggCGCTATAAACATCAACGCAGGTCTTTGATGCTGCACCAATGTGGACAACATCAAACACAATTTAGAAAGCGATTGAATGGTCATTATGCCACTTCAATAGGTATGTACCCTATCCACGACGTCCTTTTTATAAGTCGTTTTGCTGTGAGATTTTACCAAAGTGATCAATCTTCAATATGAAGAATTCGGTCGATGTGCTCGAGAAGGTTCGATATATTTGTCcgtaaataaattgtttcaaaatacgGTAGTTAAGGCTGGTAACGACTAATGTGTCTCCATATACATCAACCATCTCCGGAACATAATCCACATGCTTATTCAGTACATTTTCTAACTCGATTTAACATTTATCATTCTTGTAGCAAACAAGACTCgaaactttttttctgattggAGTCTTCCATTCAGGTGACCATTTCTCTTTCAAACAGAAATTACAGGATTAATTTCGCCTAATGCGTCAATGCATGTTAGTCCTCTGATTTGCTTCAGTAAGGCAGTAACACCCTTAAACTTTTGAAGTGGGCTTGACCAAGCTTGATTGCTTTTTAAGGTCCAATCATATCTattgtttcaataatttgctTCGCTCCCAACATAGTGGTGTGTACGGCAAAGGAAACGAATGACATTCCGGTGGATCAGGTTAGTTTTTGTAGGTGGCGCAATGACAGATAGCTTGAGGTTTTCCAGGTTATTTTTTGTAGCAACATGCATACTTTCCCTCACATTCACAATAGCTATGCCtatgcttttttttaataaccCCAACTATTTCGGTTCATCTTAAGATCAACTTTCGCcaaacatttttactttcacCAATTTGTTCTTCAATATGGCAACAAACTAGTAAAAAACGTACATCGGCGCAGTCGTTTATTCAAAAAGATCCATCATCTATTCTGCTTTTGCTCTGTTCTGGTAGGTCTGGCTTGTCATCGTCAAATGTTTGTTCTTCAAAATTTTAATTGTCATCTTAAACCGTATGTGACTGTACAAAATACTATCCTTGTTGTTTCCTTTTGTTCTTCATTGTTGTTTGTGCTAGGTATGTTTCCTTCAGCGTCTTGGACATACTtctcttttaattttttgttattaaacgCTGGCTTGGATTCGCCTATTTTTCTCCCTGAAACTGCATCGGGAGACGGTATATACGCGCCTTCTGTGTGTTGTTCTGTTGACATAGCAAACTTCTCCTCTCCTTGCAAGTTATTAGTTTCATGATCTGTAGATTCGGGTGACCTGCTCATTTTTGTGTGATTTTCATCTGTTCGGTTATCTTCTTTATGTTTGTGGTTAACCTTTGGCATCACATTATCATTCTCATTAATTGAAGACATACTCGAAACTGGCAATGCATGAACATGTTGTGGAACATATTCGTCTGATGTATAGTTCCATTTGTTGGCAACTTTGGTTCGTGTTGTTGTCAAATCAATAGATCTTTGAACGCGTCCTGATTCGTATGCCGATTTAGTACGATTCGATATAAGGCTCGTCGTTTTTCCAGGAAATATAGTGCTTCCAAACACTGGTATATCTTCTTCTTCCCTGGAATCTCTCTGATGTTTGGTAGTGTAAAACTTCAGTTTCACTAAATCACATTGGACACCTAATAATTGCAACAGATCAGGATTGCATtccatttctatattttatattgactGTTTAGATGTTGGCTGCCTATTCTGTTCAGTAATGTCTTCTAGGTTACCACTTTGTTGTTCCATTTCTTCCATTTGCTTCTCGCAAAGATTAATTTGTGTACGCAAAGTCTCGTTTAATTTCTTTATGTCATGAAGTCTTTCTTTTATTTCTCTAGTTCCCTTTAAACGTGTATTTTCCATTTTAGTGAGCTATCTATTCATAATTAAAGATTGTGAATTATAGTACATATGCACATTTTAAAAGTCAGATGAGCAAGGCAAGATTACACTTCTATAGTTTATCTTTATCTCCTTTTAAGATCTCACAAAGATAACTTTGATTGGCTAATCAAGATCGAtgcaaatattaaattgaatgcAAAAGGGTGTAAGATCAACAGTGCGTTGGTATACTAGTACCAATAAAACATACTAATTCACATCCTCATTAGTAAGTccttatttaacattattaaccTCACTTAACAATAGTGCCTATTTGAACGGTTAGTTTCCtctgattttattatttttcatattattctGGGTCAAAACAGTGTAAAATGGGTTCAAGATTTTCTGtctaaacatttttgaaattgcaGTTTTATACatgctaaaataaaataaaattcttcgTGAACTTATTTTCTTTGGTAGACACAATCAGTTATGTTGAAATTCACCTAGCTGATGCCGTATGCATGCATCGTAAAGGTTAGTGCTATGTTTTAATCTCTGGTTGGAAATACAATAGTTCGACCCTATTAAAGGAATACTATTGTAATACATTGTTTCAACAAATGATCTTTGGAATGCAACCAACAGTTGTATTATCTCAAAAAGCACGGTGTGTTTGATGTAATGATTATTCTCAAACATGTGCcaatattttcagaaaaggcTCTCGGACTAGCCGCAATGTTTACCATTTAGAAAATAGAATACAATTGAAATTGTATGGATACAAAATTGCATTCAACAAATTGAAGGCGAAACACATTTCTAAAGTCATTTGCACACACTAAAATGAGTTCACTTAATTATAAAAGCAGtataaacaaaactttttttctagaattaaacatgtaaacaacgaggtcaaaatcatgaatttcatggTGCTTTTGCCAACTTATAAGACAAAGCCAGTCCATTTGAAAAGATACTTATCATGTGATTCTCTTAGgcaaatcaaataaatttatgtttatacacattaacatataaattgtgataaattattttaattattacttaaaataaccaattttaaattttactacGTATATATAAGAAGTggaaaatgtgttttcattgtgcattatacatttaatatgGAAACTTTTTagattaagattttttttctaatacttaaagctgcactctcacagattgaacgttttgacattttttttttattttttgtcttggaacgagccaatttttttgaaaatccatggaaaccagttatataagattgctgacaaaaaatagatcgcagatttatatatttaagttgaaattttaacgttttatgcatttttcttaaaaccgttagtaacggtttaacccataaaactttaattttcgaacggaaatatgcaaatatgcgatctgatcttttgtcagcaatcttttattattggttttcagatatttacgcaaatatttgctctttccaagaaaaaaaaggtGTAAAGgtggtttatctgtgagagttcagctttaaggGATATACAAGAactaaacatttttcttttctcaAACGCCTGCGCAAACCTCTGTCAAACCTTCATTGGGCATTGAGTTTCTTATGATTTAGCCTAATACTTCATGATTGTCTagctgcaatttcattggctgtaaatgtaggttgtattctaagtaaaTTTCTTCAGCACAATTGTGAGAAATACTCTGCGCAATCCTCAGTCAAACCTTCATTGGGCTTTGAGTTCTTACGATCttaaaatctaaattatttatcaaaccCAAAAAAGAaggattttaaagttatttttattcaaacaagtGCATAGTTGTACACAAtactagaaaaaaacaaatttgtcaaAACACGTCTTAATTCTACcatactactatttctactgaCAGTTcattattagaacaatgactgtccattatttgaacaatgaatGTCCATTACTAAATTAGTGGACAGTTAGTAGGAATATAATACAGAACGCAGTCCAATAACCCATGTATAGTACACAAAGAACAATGGATTTCAAGGTATAGTGTACACTGTATAGTGTCCATAAAACATGgttatattgaaaattttctttttttgttacTAGATGAATTTAAATGCTAGATGAAACAATTTATCAAGCAATGAAAACCATATATAAGCACTGTCAAGTGAACACATTATGAA comes from the Mya arenaria isolate MELC-2E11 chromosome 13, ASM2691426v1 genome and includes:
- the LOC128212857 gene encoding uncharacterized protein LOC128212857; translation: MARHMFTTHGSDKQFLYPKCMQESTTQTDLNRNWRGEDGTTRYTCDMCGISMKVEIDHPRDQIARIRHLEWPKMLSKYQVTVTLARNQTSALNVGTVIGTEVPCGASTRH